In the Haliaeetus albicilla chromosome 7, bHalAlb1.1, whole genome shotgun sequence genome, one interval contains:
- the CDC27 gene encoding cell division cycle protein 27 homolog isoform X6, with protein MTVLQEPVQAAIWQALNHYAYRDAVFLAERLYAEVHSEEALFLLATCYYRSGKAYKAYRLLKGHSCTTPQCKYLLAKCCVDLSKLAEGEQILSGGVLNKQKSHDDIVMEFGDSACFTLSLLGHVYCKTDRLAKGSECYQKSLSLNPFLWSPFESLCEIGEKPDPDQTFKLTSLQNFSSCLPNTCTTLVSNHNISHRQPETVLMETPQDTIELNRINLESSNSKYSSLNTDSSMSYIDSAVISPDAVPLGSGTVILSKQAQNKPKTGRSLLGGPAALSPLTPSFGILPLETPSPGDGSYLQNYTNSSSVIDVPSTGAPSKKTVSRISQAGTKSVFSQSGNSREVTPILVAQTQSSGPQTSTTPQVLSPTIAAPPNALPRRSSRLFTSDSSTTKENSKKLKMKFPPKIPNRKTKSKTNKGGITQPNLNDSLEITKLDSSIISEGKISTVAPQIQAFTLQKAAAEGLMSLLRDMGKGYLALCSYNCKEAINILSHLPSHHYNTGWVLCQIGRAYFELAEYMQAERIFSEVRRIENYRVEGMEIYSTTLWHLQKDVALSVLSKDLTDMDKNSPEAWCAAGNCFSLQREHDIAIKFFQRAIQVDPNYAYAYTLLGHEFVLTEELDKALACFRNAIRVNPRHYNAWYGLGMIYYKQEKFSLAEMHFQKALDINPQSSVLLCHIGVVQHALKKSEKALDTLNKAINIDPKNPLCKFHRASVLFANEKYKSALQELEELKQIVPKESLVYFLIGKIPKEPITRLKRPLINVTFQMMKNQ; from the exons ATGACGGTGCTGCAGGAACCCGTCCAG GCTGCTATATGGCAAGCACTTAACCACTATGCTTACCGCGATGCAGTGTTCCTTGCAGAAAGATTATATGCAGAAG tacATTCGGAAGAAGCACTGTTTTTACTGGCGACGTGTTACTACCGCTCAGGAAAGGCCTATAAAGCATACAGGCTCCTAAAGGGACACAGCTGTACTACCCCACAATGTAAATACCTGCTTGCAAAATGTTGTGTTGACCTCAGCAA gcttgcAGAAGGAGAGCAGATCTTATCTGGTGGAGTGTTgaataaacagaaaagccaTGATGACATTGTTATGGAGTTTGGGGACTCTGCATGCTTTACACTCTCCTTACTGGGACATGTCTACTG CAAGACAGACCGGCTTGCCAAAGGATCAGAATGTTACCAAAAGAGCCTTAGTTTAAATCCTTTCCTCTGGTCCCCTTTTGAATCGCTATGTGAAATAG GTGAAAAACCAGACCCTGACCAAACATTTAAATTAACATCTTTACAGAACTTCAGCAGCTGTCTGCCTAACACTTGCACAACATTGGTATCTAATCACAATATATCCCATAGACAGCCTGAGACTGTCCTTATGGAAACGCCGCAAGACACAATT GAGTTGAACAGAATCAACCTAGAATCCTCCAATTCAAAATATTCCTCCTTGAACACAGATTCTTCTATGTCTTACATTGACTCAGCTGTAATTTCACCAGATGCTGTCCCTCTTGGTTCAGGAACTGTCATATTGTCTAAACAGGctcaaaataaaccaaaaactGGGCGGAGTTTACTGGGAGGACCTGCGGCTTTGAGCCCACTAACTCCAAG CTTTGGAATTTTGCCACTAGAAACCCCAAGCCCTGGAGATGGATCGTATTTACAAAACTACACGAACTCTTCTTCTGTAATTGATGTGCCATCCACAGGAGCACCTTCAAAGAAG ACTGTCAGCAGGATAAGCCAAGCTGGAACAAAATCTGTCTTCTCACAGAGCGGAAATAGCCGGGAAGTCACTCCAATTCTTGTTGCACAAACACAGAGCTCTGGTCCACAGACAag tacAACACCTCAGGTATTGAGCCCAACAATTGCTGCTCCACCAAACGCACTGCCTCGAAGAAGCTCTCGCCTATTTACTAGTGATAGCTCTACAACAAAG gaaaatagcaaaaaattaaaaatgaagtttccaCCTAAGattccaaacagaaaaacaaagagtaaAACAAATAAGGGAGGAATAACTCAACCAAACTTAAATGACAGTTTGGAAATTACCAAACTGGACTCTTCCATcatttcagaagggaaaattTCCACTGTTGCGCCACAGATCCAGGCTTTTACACtacagaaggcagcagcag AAGGTTTGATGAGCCTTCTTCGTGACATGGGGAAAGGTTATTTAGCCTTGTGTTCATACAACTGTAAAGAAGCGATAAATATTTTAAGCCATTTACCATCCCACCACTACAACACTGGCTGGGTGCTGTGCCAAATTGGGAGAGCTTACTTCGAACTTGCAGAATATATGCAG gctgagagaatattttcagaagtaagGAGGATTGAAAACTACAGAGTAGAAGGCATGGAGATCTATTCGACTACGCTGTGGCATCTGCAGAAAGATGTTGCTCTTTCAGTTCTTTCAAAGGATTTGACGGACATGGATAAAAATTCACCAGAG GCATGGTGTGCTGCAGGAAACTGTTTCAGCTTGCAACGAGAGCATGACATTGCAATCAAGTTCTTCCAGAGAGCCATTCAAGTTGATCCAAACTATGCTTATGCCTACACCCTGTTGGGGCATGAATTTGTGTTAACAGAAGAACTAGACAAAGCATTAGCTTGTTTTAGAAATGCAATCAGAGTCAATCCTAGACACTATAATGCATG GTATGGGTTGGGAATGATTTAttacaaacaggaaaaattcaGTCTAGCAGAAATGCATTTCCAGAAAGCACTTGATATCAATCCTCAGAGCTCAGTCTTATTGTGTCACATTGGAGTA GTCCAGCATGCactgaaaaaatctgaaaaggcTTTGGATACTTTAAACAAAGCTATTAACATTGACCCCAAGAACCCACTATGCAAATTCCATAGAGCTTCTGTattatttgcaaatgaaaaatacaag tctgCTTTACAAGAACTTGAAGAACTGAAACAGATTGTTCCCAAAGAGTCTcttgtttactttttaataggAAAG ATCCCAAAGGAGCCAATAACCAGATTAAAGAGGCCATTGATAAACGTTACCTTCCAGATGATGAAGAACCAATAA
- the CDC27 gene encoding cell division cycle protein 27 homolog isoform X7, translating into MTVLQEPVQAAIWQALNHYAYRDAVFLAERLYAEVHSEEALFLLATCYYRSGKAYKAYRLLKGHSCTTPQCKYLLAKCCVDLSKLAEGEQILSGGVLNKQKSHDDIVMEFGDSACFTLSLLGHVYCKTDRLAKGSECYQKSLSLNPFLWSPFESLCEIGEKPDPDQTFKLTSLQNFSSCLPNTCTTLVSNHNISHRQPETVLMETPQDTIELNRINLESSNSKYSSLNTDSSMSYIDSAVISPDAVPLGSGTVILSKQAQNKPKTGRSLLGGPAALSPLTPSFGILPLETPSPGDGSYLQNYTNSSSVIDVPSTGAPSKKTVSRISQAGTKSVFSQSGNSREVTPILVAQTQSSGPQTSTTPQVLSPTIAAPPNALPRRSSRLFTSDSSTTKENSKKLKMKFPPKIPNRKTKSKTNKGGITQPNLNDSLEITKLDSSIISEGKISTVAPQIQAFTLQKAAAGLMSLLRDMGKGYLALCSYNCKEAINILSHLPSHHYNTGWVLCQIGRAYFELAEYMQAERIFSEVRRIENYRVEGMEIYSTTLWHLQKDVALSVLSKDLTDMDKNSPEAWCAAGNCFSLQREHDIAIKFFQRAIQVDPNYAYAYTLLGHEFVLTEELDKALACFRNAIRVNPRHYNAWYGLGMIYYKQEKFSLAEMHFQKALDINPQSSVLLCHIGVVQHALKKSEKALDTLNKAINIDPKNPLCKFHRASVLFANEKYKSALQELEELKQIVPKESLVYFLIGKIPKEPITRLKRPLINVTFQMMKNQ; encoded by the exons ATGACGGTGCTGCAGGAACCCGTCCAG GCTGCTATATGGCAAGCACTTAACCACTATGCTTACCGCGATGCAGTGTTCCTTGCAGAAAGATTATATGCAGAAG tacATTCGGAAGAAGCACTGTTTTTACTGGCGACGTGTTACTACCGCTCAGGAAAGGCCTATAAAGCATACAGGCTCCTAAAGGGACACAGCTGTACTACCCCACAATGTAAATACCTGCTTGCAAAATGTTGTGTTGACCTCAGCAA gcttgcAGAAGGAGAGCAGATCTTATCTGGTGGAGTGTTgaataaacagaaaagccaTGATGACATTGTTATGGAGTTTGGGGACTCTGCATGCTTTACACTCTCCTTACTGGGACATGTCTACTG CAAGACAGACCGGCTTGCCAAAGGATCAGAATGTTACCAAAAGAGCCTTAGTTTAAATCCTTTCCTCTGGTCCCCTTTTGAATCGCTATGTGAAATAG GTGAAAAACCAGACCCTGACCAAACATTTAAATTAACATCTTTACAGAACTTCAGCAGCTGTCTGCCTAACACTTGCACAACATTGGTATCTAATCACAATATATCCCATAGACAGCCTGAGACTGTCCTTATGGAAACGCCGCAAGACACAATT GAGTTGAACAGAATCAACCTAGAATCCTCCAATTCAAAATATTCCTCCTTGAACACAGATTCTTCTATGTCTTACATTGACTCAGCTGTAATTTCACCAGATGCTGTCCCTCTTGGTTCAGGAACTGTCATATTGTCTAAACAGGctcaaaataaaccaaaaactGGGCGGAGTTTACTGGGAGGACCTGCGGCTTTGAGCCCACTAACTCCAAG CTTTGGAATTTTGCCACTAGAAACCCCAAGCCCTGGAGATGGATCGTATTTACAAAACTACACGAACTCTTCTTCTGTAATTGATGTGCCATCCACAGGAGCACCTTCAAAGAAG ACTGTCAGCAGGATAAGCCAAGCTGGAACAAAATCTGTCTTCTCACAGAGCGGAAATAGCCGGGAAGTCACTCCAATTCTTGTTGCACAAACACAGAGCTCTGGTCCACAGACAag tacAACACCTCAGGTATTGAGCCCAACAATTGCTGCTCCACCAAACGCACTGCCTCGAAGAAGCTCTCGCCTATTTACTAGTGATAGCTCTACAACAAAG gaaaatagcaaaaaattaaaaatgaagtttccaCCTAAGattccaaacagaaaaacaaagagtaaAACAAATAAGGGAGGAATAACTCAACCAAACTTAAATGACAGTTTGGAAATTACCAAACTGGACTCTTCCATcatttcagaagggaaaattTCCACTGTTGCGCCACAGATCCAGGCTTTTACACtacagaaggcagcagcag GTTTGATGAGCCTTCTTCGTGACATGGGGAAAGGTTATTTAGCCTTGTGTTCATACAACTGTAAAGAAGCGATAAATATTTTAAGCCATTTACCATCCCACCACTACAACACTGGCTGGGTGCTGTGCCAAATTGGGAGAGCTTACTTCGAACTTGCAGAATATATGCAG gctgagagaatattttcagaagtaagGAGGATTGAAAACTACAGAGTAGAAGGCATGGAGATCTATTCGACTACGCTGTGGCATCTGCAGAAAGATGTTGCTCTTTCAGTTCTTTCAAAGGATTTGACGGACATGGATAAAAATTCACCAGAG GCATGGTGTGCTGCAGGAAACTGTTTCAGCTTGCAACGAGAGCATGACATTGCAATCAAGTTCTTCCAGAGAGCCATTCAAGTTGATCCAAACTATGCTTATGCCTACACCCTGTTGGGGCATGAATTTGTGTTAACAGAAGAACTAGACAAAGCATTAGCTTGTTTTAGAAATGCAATCAGAGTCAATCCTAGACACTATAATGCATG GTATGGGTTGGGAATGATTTAttacaaacaggaaaaattcaGTCTAGCAGAAATGCATTTCCAGAAAGCACTTGATATCAATCCTCAGAGCTCAGTCTTATTGTGTCACATTGGAGTA GTCCAGCATGCactgaaaaaatctgaaaaggcTTTGGATACTTTAAACAAAGCTATTAACATTGACCCCAAGAACCCACTATGCAAATTCCATAGAGCTTCTGTattatttgcaaatgaaaaatacaag tctgCTTTACAAGAACTTGAAGAACTGAAACAGATTGTTCCCAAAGAGTCTcttgtttactttttaataggAAAG ATCCCAAAGGAGCCAATAACCAGATTAAAGAGGCCATTGATAAACGTTACCTTCCAGATGATGAAGAACCAATAA
- the CDC27 gene encoding cell division cycle protein 27 homolog isoform X5, whose amino-acid sequence MEFGDSACFTLSLLGHVYCKTDRLAKGSECYQKSLSLNPFLWSPFESLCEIGEKPDPDQTFKLTSLQNFSSCLPNTCTTLVSNHNISHRQPETVLMETPQDTIELNRINLESSNSKYSSLNTDSSMSYIDSAVISPDAVPLGSGTVILSKQAQNKPKTGRSLLGGPAALSPLTPSFGILPLETPSPGDGSYLQNYTNSSSVIDVPSTGAPSKKKLCVMQTVSRISQAGTKSVFSQSGNSREVTPILVAQTQSSGPQTSTTPQVLSPTIAAPPNALPRRSSRLFTSDSSTTKENSKKLKMKFPPKIPNRKTKSKTNKGGITQPNLNDSLEITKLDSSIISEGKISTVAPQIQAFTLQKAAAEGLMSLLRDMGKGYLALCSYNCKEAINILSHLPSHHYNTGWVLCQIGRAYFELAEYMQAERIFSEVRRIENYRVEGMEIYSTTLWHLQKDVALSVLSKDLTDMDKNSPEAWCAAGNCFSLQREHDIAIKFFQRAIQVDPNYAYAYTLLGHEFVLTEELDKALACFRNAIRVNPRHYNAWYGLGMIYYKQEKFSLAEMHFQKALDINPQSSVLLCHIGVVQHALKKSEKALDTLNKAINIDPKNPLCKFHRASVLFANEKYKSALQELEELKQIVPKESLVYFLIGKVYKKLGQTHLALMNFSWAMDLDPKGANNQIKEAIDKRYLPDDEEPITQEEQISECYPYESVGTDESQESSMTDADDTQLHAVESDEF is encoded by the exons ATGGAGTTTGGGGACTCTGCATGCTTTACACTCTCCTTACTGGGACATGTCTACTG CAAGACAGACCGGCTTGCCAAAGGATCAGAATGTTACCAAAAGAGCCTTAGTTTAAATCCTTTCCTCTGGTCCCCTTTTGAATCGCTATGTGAAATAG GTGAAAAACCAGACCCTGACCAAACATTTAAATTAACATCTTTACAGAACTTCAGCAGCTGTCTGCCTAACACTTGCACAACATTGGTATCTAATCACAATATATCCCATAGACAGCCTGAGACTGTCCTTATGGAAACGCCGCAAGACACAATT GAGTTGAACAGAATCAACCTAGAATCCTCCAATTCAAAATATTCCTCCTTGAACACAGATTCTTCTATGTCTTACATTGACTCAGCTGTAATTTCACCAGATGCTGTCCCTCTTGGTTCAGGAACTGTCATATTGTCTAAACAGGctcaaaataaaccaaaaactGGGCGGAGTTTACTGGGAGGACCTGCGGCTTTGAGCCCACTAACTCCAAG CTTTGGAATTTTGCCACTAGAAACCCCAAGCCCTGGAGATGGATCGTATTTACAAAACTACACGAACTCTTCTTCTGTAATTGATGTGCCATCCACAGGAGCACCTTCAAAGAAG AAACTTTGTGTTATGCAGACTGTCAGCAGGATAAGCCAAGCTGGAACAAAATCTGTCTTCTCACAGAGCGGAAATAGCCGGGAAGTCACTCCAATTCTTGTTGCACAAACACAGAGCTCTGGTCCACAGACAag tacAACACCTCAGGTATTGAGCCCAACAATTGCTGCTCCACCAAACGCACTGCCTCGAAGAAGCTCTCGCCTATTTACTAGTGATAGCTCTACAACAAAG gaaaatagcaaaaaattaaaaatgaagtttccaCCTAAGattccaaacagaaaaacaaagagtaaAACAAATAAGGGAGGAATAACTCAACCAAACTTAAATGACAGTTTGGAAATTACCAAACTGGACTCTTCCATcatttcagaagggaaaattTCCACTGTTGCGCCACAGATCCAGGCTTTTACACtacagaaggcagcagcag AAGGTTTGATGAGCCTTCTTCGTGACATGGGGAAAGGTTATTTAGCCTTGTGTTCATACAACTGTAAAGAAGCGATAAATATTTTAAGCCATTTACCATCCCACCACTACAACACTGGCTGGGTGCTGTGCCAAATTGGGAGAGCTTACTTCGAACTTGCAGAATATATGCAG gctgagagaatattttcagaagtaagGAGGATTGAAAACTACAGAGTAGAAGGCATGGAGATCTATTCGACTACGCTGTGGCATCTGCAGAAAGATGTTGCTCTTTCAGTTCTTTCAAAGGATTTGACGGACATGGATAAAAATTCACCAGAG GCATGGTGTGCTGCAGGAAACTGTTTCAGCTTGCAACGAGAGCATGACATTGCAATCAAGTTCTTCCAGAGAGCCATTCAAGTTGATCCAAACTATGCTTATGCCTACACCCTGTTGGGGCATGAATTTGTGTTAACAGAAGAACTAGACAAAGCATTAGCTTGTTTTAGAAATGCAATCAGAGTCAATCCTAGACACTATAATGCATG GTATGGGTTGGGAATGATTTAttacaaacaggaaaaattcaGTCTAGCAGAAATGCATTTCCAGAAAGCACTTGATATCAATCCTCAGAGCTCAGTCTTATTGTGTCACATTGGAGTA GTCCAGCATGCactgaaaaaatctgaaaaggcTTTGGATACTTTAAACAAAGCTATTAACATTGACCCCAAGAACCCACTATGCAAATTCCATAGAGCTTCTGTattatttgcaaatgaaaaatacaag tctgCTTTACAAGAACTTGAAGAACTGAAACAGATTGTTCCCAAAGAGTCTcttgtttactttttaataggAAAG gttTATAAAAAACTGGGTCAAACACATTTGGCCCTAATGAATTTCTCATGGGCAATGGACTTAGATCCCAAAGGAGCCAATAACCAGATTAAAGAGGCCATTGATAAACGTTACCTTCCAGATGATGAAGAACCAATAACTCAAGAAGAGCAAATCAGTGAATGTTACCCCTATGAATCAG ttggCACAGATGAATCCCAAGAGAGCAGCATGACGGATGCAGATGACACACAGCTCCACGCAGTTGAAAGTGATGAATTTTAA